TGCTCGCTGTGAAAACTGATGCGTTATTGCGTTGTTTGCGTCGCATCGAAAGCAAGCTGCCATTGAGTATCACGAAGCTGGAAGAAGATTTTGATGTGCAGGATATCATTGTGCTGAATCTTGAACGTGCTGTGCAGCAGTCCGTAGATATTGCTATGCACCTGCTTGCCCAATCAGGACAACGAGTTCCAGAGACCATGAGGGACTCCTTTGACGCATTGTTCAAACAGGGGCATATTACTTCAGAAACGGCGGAGAAAATGAAGCATGCCGTTGGATTTCGAAATGTTGCGGTGCATACCTATCAGCAAATTAATTGGGATATCGTTCACAGCGTCATTCATCATCACCTGAATGATTTTCGTGATTTCCTGAAAGAAATCAGCCCCG
This genomic window from Spartobacteria bacterium contains:
- a CDS encoding DUF86 domain-containing protein; the encoded protein is MTDVLAVKTDALLRCLRRIESKLPLSITKLEEDFDVQDIIVLNLERAVQQSVDIAMHLLAQSGQRVPETMRDSFDALFKQGHITSETAEKMKHAVGFRNVAVHTYQQINWDIVHSVIHHHLNDFRDFLKEISPVVRP